The Cellulomonas oligotrophica sequence GTCACGGGGTGCCTCCGGGTGCGTCGTCGGTGGGGGACTGCGGCGCGGGACCGTCCACGGGCACCCGCACGGTGAAGGTCGAGCCCTCGCCCCGCACGGACCGCACGCCGACGTCCCCGCCGTGAGCATGCGCGATGGCCGAGACGATCGCGAGCCCGAGCCCCGCACCGGGGCGTGCCTCGTCCTCGTCGGCGCGCGCGAACCGGTCGAACACCCGGTCGAGGTCGCCCGGGGCGATGCCGACGCCCTCGTCGGTGACCCACAGCTCCAGCCACCCGTCGCGGACGCGCGAGCCGAGCAGCACCGTCGAGCCGTCGTCGGAGAACTTCACCGCGTTGGCGGCGAGCTGGAGCCACGCCTGCGTGAGGCGCTGCGCGTCGACGAGGACCTCGCCCTCGGCGCGCTCCTGCACGCCCCAGCGCCGGGCGCCGAGCGGCCGGACGTTGCCGGAGACGGTGTCGGTCAGCGCGCCCGCGTCGTGCGGGGCGAACCGCACGAACTCCCCGCTGCCCACGGTCGCCAGCGTCATGAGGTCCTCGACGAGCCGGCCCATGCGGTCGATCTCGTCGAGCGCGAGGGCGCGCGTCTCCTCGGCGTCGGCCGCGTCGGAGGTGTCCATGAGCTCCAGGTGCCCGCGCACCACGGTCAGCGGGGTGCGCAGCTCGTGCCCGACGTCGTCGAGCAGGGCGCGCTGCGCCCCCACGGCGTCCTCGATCCGGTCGAGCATCGCGTTGAACGCGCGCGTGAGCTCGGCGACGTCGTCGTTGCCGCGCACGGGCAGGCGGGCGGTCTGGTCCGTGTCGGTGATCTGCTGCGCGGTGCGCCCGAGCAGGCGGATGGGCCGCAGCAGGCGCCCGGCGACGAGCCACCCGACGACCCCGACGAGCAGCGTCGCGGCGGCCGCGACCCAGGCGTAGGTCGTGAAGACGGTGCCGAGCTCGCGGCGCTCGGCGGTGCGGTCCCACGCGAGCACGAGCACCGCGGCGTCCTGGGGCCCGGCCGCGACCACGGGGACGACCGCCACGCGCCAGTCGGTGAGCGTGCCGGGCACCGTGACCAGCCGCGCACCCGCGGCGGGGTCGGTGGCGGCGAGCCGCGCCACGAGCGCGGCGTCGTCCTCGGGGCGCAGCAGCACCGAGTCCGCGGCCACGTCGGTGACCCGGCCGTCGACGAGCCCAACCATGCCCTCGTGCCGGCTGGGCACCGTGCGGGACATCGCCAGGCGGACCACCTCGCGCGCCGACGTGAACGGCCCGCCGGTCCGCGGGTCCACCCCCTCGGCCGCCAGCACGCGCACCTGCTCGGTGGCGCGCCGCAGCTCGTCGTCGATGCGCTCGTCGGTGCGCACCCCGCTGAGCAGGGCCGCGACCCCGCCGGACAGCGCGAGCGCGGCGGCGGTCGCCACGAGCACGGCGCCGAGGATGCGGACCCGGACGGTCACGGTGCGCCCGGCCGGCGGTGCGGGCGGCACGGGCCGCACGACCGGGACCGCCTGCGTCGGCTCAGCCGTCGTCACCGTCGGAGCCCTCGTCGTTGCTGTCGTCGTCGTCGTCTTCATCGTCGTGGTCGTCGTCATCGTCGTCGTCCCGGTCGACGGGTGGGGCCGGCTCGACGGCGTCCGGGGTGGACGACGGCGTGGGGGAGGGCGTCGGGCCGCTCGACGCGGGGTCGGTCGGACCGGTGGGTGCGGCGTCCGTCGGTGCGGGTGCCGGGCTCGTGGTCACGCGCACGGGGTCGCCCACGACGACGTCGTCCGGCGGGGCGGCGACGGCCCGGACGACCGCGGCGACGCCCACCACGAGCAGCGCGGCGAGCACGAGCGCGGCGACGAGCGACCCGCGGCGGGCCGGGCGCGCGGCGGCGGCGGTCTCCCGGGTGCGCATGCGGCTCCTCGTGGTCGGCGGGCGGACGTCGGGCGCGTCCACCGGTCGAGCATGCCCCGCGGCGATGAGACGCAGATGAGAGGAGCGGTGCGACACGCGCACCGGCACGCGAGCGTGAGCAACGCGCAGGCCCTAGAGCCTGGCCGATCACCGCTGGGCTGGCTAGCGTTGCGCAAGTGACTGACAAGCGTGTCAACGGCAGCGCGGTGGTGACCTCCCCGCAGAACACCGTCGAGGGGTTCGTGAAGGAGTTCCTCCGCGAGCTCAGCTTCGGCCAGGGCGTGACCCTCGAGCGCGCGAGCGTCAACGACCAGTACCTGGCACTGGCGCGCACGGTGCGCCAGTACCTCATGGCGCGCTGGCTGGAGACGCTCCAGCGGCAGCGCGAGGCGCAGGCCAAGTCGGTCGCCTACCTGTCCGCCGAGTACCTGCTGGGTCGCCAGCTCGACAACGCGCTCCTCGCGACGGACCTCACGGAGGTCGTCGAGGAGGGGCTCGCGTCGCTCGGCATCGAGCTGCAGACGCTGCGCGACCAGGAGACCGAGCCCGGCCTGGGCAACGGCGGCCTCGGGCGCCTCGCCGCGTGCTTCGTCGACTCGCTGGCCACGATGAGCGTGCCGTGCATCGGCTACGGCATCCGCTACGACTACGGCATCTTCCGCCAGACGTTCGTCGACGGCTGGCAGGTCGAGCAGCCCGACAACTGGCTCGCGCTCGGTGCGCCGTGGGAGTTCCCGCACCCCGAGGCGGCCGTCACCGTGCACTTCGGCGGGCGCACGGAGACGTACGACGACGAGGGCGTCGAGCGCACCCGGTGGGTGCACGACTGGGACGTGCTCGGCGTGCCGTTCAACTACATGGTCCCCGGCTACCAGAACGGCCGCGTGAACACGCTGCGGCTGTGGTCGGCCAAGGCCACGCAGGCCTTCGACCTGCAGATCTTCAACTCCGGCGAGTACGTCGACGCCGTCCGTGCGCAGACGTTCGCCGAGAACATCTCCAAGGTCCTGTACCCGGAGGACTCCACGCCCCAGGGCAAGGAGCTGCGGCTGCAGCAGCAGTACTTCTTCGTGGCGTGCTCCATCAAGGACTTCGTCGACTACGTCCTGCCCGAGGACTTCGACCTGCACCGCCTGCCCGAGCGGATCATCTTCCAGCTCAACGACACCCACCCGGTGATCGCCGTCCCCGAGCTCATGCGCGTGCTCGTCGACGAGAAGAAGTGGGACTGGGACGAGGCGTGGGCCGTCACGCAGCAGTGCTTCGCGTACACGTGCCACACCCTGCTGCCCGAGGCCCTTGAGGTCTGGTCGGTCGAGCTCATGGGCCGCCTGCTGCCGCGGCACCTGGAGATCATCTACCGCATCAACGAGGAGTTCCTCGCCGAGGTCGCCGCGAAGCACCCGGGCGACGACGCGCTCCTGGAGCGCATGTCGATCATCGCCGAGCGGCCCGAGCGCTCCGTGCGCATGGCGTACCTGGCCACGGTCGCCGGCTCCAAGGTCAACGGCGTCGCCGCCCTGCACTCCGACCTGCTGCGTGACAAGGTCCTGCCGGACTTCTCCGCGTACTGGCCGGACAAGTTCACCAACGTGACCAACGGCGTCACGCCCCGGCGGTTCGTGCGGCTGTCCAACCCGGCGCTGTCCGAGCTCATCACCGAGGCGGTGGGCGTCGGCTGGGTCACGGACCTGGAGCGTCTGCGCGGCATGGAGCCGCTGGCCGACGACCAGGAGTTCCGCGAGAAGTTCCGCGCGGTCAAGGCCCACAACAAGGAGCGCCTGAGCACGCTCCTGCAGGCCCGCGACGGCATCACGCTGCCCGCGGACGCGATGCTCGACGTCATGGTCAAGCGCCTGCACGAGTACAAGCGCCAGACCCTCAAGGTGCTGCACATCGTCACGCTGTACGACCGGGTGCTGCGCGGCGAGCTCGACCCCGCGACCATGCAGAAGCGGGTCTTCGCGTTCGGTGCCAAGGCCGCCCCGGGCTACCACATGGCGAAGCAGATCATCGGGCTCATCAACCACGTGGGCGCGACGATCAACGACGACCCCCGCCTCGGCGGCGCCCTGACGGTCGTGTTCCCGCCGAACTACAACGTCACGCTCGCCGAGACGCTCATCCCCGCCGCCGACCTGTCCGAGCAGATCTCGCTCGCCGGCAAGGAGGCCTCGGGCACGGGCAACATGAAGTTCGCGCTCAACGGCGCCCTGACCATCGGCACCGACGACGGCGCGAACGTCGAGATCCGCGAGCTCGTCGGCGACGACAACTTCTTCCTGTTCGGGCTGCTGGAGCCGCAGGTCGCGGACCTCGTCGCCGCCGGCTACCAGCCGGGCCGCTACTACGAGGAGGACCCGGCCCTCAAGCGCGCCGTCGACCTCATCGCGTCGGGCACGTTCTCGGGCGGCGACGGCAGCGTCTTCGCCCCCCTGGTGCAGAACCTGCTCACCGAGGACCGCTTCCTCGCCCTGGCCGACTACCGGTCGTACATCGACGCGCAGGACCGTGTCGACGCCGCGTACGCCGACGTCGAGGGCTGGACCCGCTCGGCGATCCTCAACGTCGCCCGCTCCGGGTTCTTCTCCTCGGACCGGTCGATGTGGGACTACATCGACCGCATCTGGCACACGCCGCCGGTCGTCTCCCGCTGACCCACCCGCACGCGACGAGGCCCCCGCCACCCGGCGGGGGCCTCGTCGCGTCGGGATCCACCGCACTCCTGCGAAGGGGCACCACCATGCGCGCACGCGACGGAGCGACGGTCTGATGGCCGGGTTGCACGAGCTCCTGGAGCGATGGCGCGGCGCCGGCATCGGCCCCGCACCCCTCGACGAGGTGGTCGCCTGGTTGCGTGACGAGTACCGCGCCTACGCGATCCCCGTGACCGCGATCCGGCGCGAGGACTACGAGAACGACGACGAGGTCCGCGAGGGGCTCGTCGACACGCTCATGACGATCACGGACCCGGAGGTCCTCGCTCGGATCCGCGACGACGAGGCGCGCGAGGTCTACGACGTGGCGGCGGCCGACCAGGACGCGTACTGGCGCGACCTGTTCGTGGAGGACCCCGACGACCCCGGCGACACGCTGGCGTACCGGCTCCTGCTGACGCAGCACGGGCTGGGTCAGCGCACGTCCGTCGTCCTCGAGCGCGAGGGCGACGTCGTGACGGGGTTCAAGGTGTACGGCCAGACCCGGCCCTTCGCGACCGCCCTGGCGGCGCGCATCGGGTTCCCTGCCCGACGTCC is a genomic window containing:
- a CDS encoding glycogen/starch/alpha-glucan phosphorylase; translated protein: MTDKRVNGSAVVTSPQNTVEGFVKEFLRELSFGQGVTLERASVNDQYLALARTVRQYLMARWLETLQRQREAQAKSVAYLSAEYLLGRQLDNALLATDLTEVVEEGLASLGIELQTLRDQETEPGLGNGGLGRLAACFVDSLATMSVPCIGYGIRYDYGIFRQTFVDGWQVEQPDNWLALGAPWEFPHPEAAVTVHFGGRTETYDDEGVERTRWVHDWDVLGVPFNYMVPGYQNGRVNTLRLWSAKATQAFDLQIFNSGEYVDAVRAQTFAENISKVLYPEDSTPQGKELRLQQQYFFVACSIKDFVDYVLPEDFDLHRLPERIIFQLNDTHPVIAVPELMRVLVDEKKWDWDEAWAVTQQCFAYTCHTLLPEALEVWSVELMGRLLPRHLEIIYRINEEFLAEVAAKHPGDDALLERMSIIAERPERSVRMAYLATVAGSKVNGVAALHSDLLRDKVLPDFSAYWPDKFTNVTNGVTPRRFVRLSNPALSELITEAVGVGWVTDLERLRGMEPLADDQEFREKFRAVKAHNKERLSTLLQARDGITLPADAMLDVMVKRLHEYKRQTLKVLHIVTLYDRVLRGELDPATMQKRVFAFGAKAAPGYHMAKQIIGLINHVGATINDDPRLGGALTVVFPPNYNVTLAETLIPAADLSEQISLAGKEASGTGNMKFALNGALTIGTDDGANVEIRELVGDDNFFLFGLLEPQVADLVAAGYQPGRYYEEDPALKRAVDLIASGTFSGGDGSVFAPLVQNLLTEDRFLALADYRSYIDAQDRVDAAYADVEGWTRSAILNVARSGFFSSDRSMWDYIDRIWHTPPVVSR
- a CDS encoding sensor histidine kinase — translated: MTTTTTMKTTTTTATTRAPTVTTAEPTQAVPVVRPVPPAPPAGRTVTVRVRILGAVLVATAAALALSGGVAALLSGVRTDERIDDELRRATEQVRVLAAEGVDPRTGGPFTSAREVVRLAMSRTVPSRHEGMVGLVDGRVTDVAADSVLLRPEDDAALVARLAATDPAAGARLVTVPGTLTDWRVAVVPVVAAGPQDAAVLVLAWDRTAERRELGTVFTTYAWVAAAATLLVGVVGWLVAGRLLRPIRLLGRTAQQITDTDQTARLPVRGNDDVAELTRAFNAMLDRIEDAVGAQRALLDDVGHELRTPLTVVRGHLELMDTSDAADAEETRALALDEIDRMGRLVEDLMTLATVGSGEFVRFAPHDAGALTDTVSGNVRPLGARRWGVQERAEGEVLVDAQRLTQAWLQLAANAVKFSDDGSTVLLGSRVRDGWLELWVTDEGVGIAPGDLDRVFDRFARADEDEARPGAGLGLAIVSAIAHAHGGDVGVRSVRGEGSTFTVRVPVDGPAPQSPTDDAPGGTP